One region of Pyramidobacter sp. YE332 genomic DNA includes:
- a CDS encoding methionine ABC transporter permease encodes MAKIFDLLAGPTLQTLYMVGLSSLFAILLGLPLGIALTLTEKGGLCESRFAGKALDVFVNVFRSFPFIILMIILFPLSRLIVGTTIGTTAAIVPLSISAAPFVGRVVQSALKEVDRGVIEAAQAMGADVRTIVLKVMIPEALPSLAAGATLTVIAIVGSSAMAGAIGGGGLGDVAIRYGFHRFRSDVLIAAVVVIIAIVQGIQWLGNKIVRNLSRNR; translated from the coding sequence ATGGCTAAAATCTTCGACCTATTGGCCGGACCGACGCTGCAGACGCTCTACATGGTCGGCCTGTCGAGTCTGTTCGCGATCCTGCTGGGGCTGCCGCTGGGCATCGCCCTCACGCTGACCGAAAAGGGCGGCCTGTGCGAAAGCCGCTTTGCCGGCAAAGCGCTCGACGTCTTCGTCAACGTCTTTCGCTCCTTCCCGTTCATCATCCTCATGATCATCCTCTTCCCGCTCTCGCGGCTGATCGTGGGCACCACCATCGGCACCACGGCCGCCATCGTGCCGCTGTCGATCTCGGCCGCGCCGTTCGTGGGGCGCGTCGTGCAGAGCGCCCTCAAGGAAGTGGACCGCGGCGTGATCGAAGCCGCGCAGGCCATGGGCGCCGACGTCAGGACCATCGTCCTGAAAGTGATGATTCCCGAAGCGCTGCCCTCGCTGGCCGCGGGCGCGACGCTGACGGTCATCGCCATCGTCGGCAGCTCCGCCATGGCCGGGGCCATCGGCGGCGGCGGGCTGGGCGACGTGGCCATCCGCTACGGCTTCCACCGCTTCCGCAGCGACGTGCTGATCGCCGCCGTCGTCGTTATTATCGCCATTGTTCAAGGGATCCAATGGCTCGGTAATAAAATCGTCCGGAATCTGAGCCGGAATCGATAA
- a CDS encoding MetQ/NlpA family ABC transporter substrate-binding protein has protein sequence MKKICVLALTVSLCFAGASFAGTLRVGATPTPHAEILAQVRDDLKAQGVDLQIVEFTDYVTPNLALSDGELDANYFQHLPYLQSFCKDRGLDLASAATIHVEPMGLFSKKFATLEGLKDGALIAVPNDPTNCGRALLLLQSAGLIRLAADSGLTATELDVEENKHGFKFRSLEAAQLPRSLDDVDAAVINGNYALPAGFNPAKDALLVEGADSPYANVIAVKAGNENNADVQALIKALQSDKVSKYILGAYAGGVLPAFGGPAK, from the coding sequence ATGAAAAAAATCTGTGTTCTCGCTCTTACCGTTTCTCTGTGCTTCGCCGGCGCGTCCTTCGCCGGCACGCTGCGCGTCGGCGCCACGCCCACGCCTCACGCCGAGATCCTCGCCCAGGTCAGGGACGACCTCAAAGCCCAGGGCGTCGACCTGCAGATCGTGGAGTTCACCGACTACGTCACGCCCAACCTGGCGCTCAGCGACGGCGAACTCGACGCCAACTACTTCCAGCACCTGCCCTACCTGCAGAGCTTCTGCAAAGACCGCGGCCTCGATCTGGCCTCCGCCGCCACCATCCACGTAGAACCCATGGGGCTGTTCTCGAAGAAGTTCGCCACGCTCGAAGGGCTCAAAGACGGCGCGCTCATCGCCGTCCCCAACGATCCCACCAACTGCGGGCGCGCCCTGCTGCTGCTCCAGTCCGCCGGACTGATCAGGCTGGCGGCGGACAGCGGTCTCACCGCCACCGAGCTGGACGTCGAAGAGAACAAACACGGCTTCAAGTTCCGTTCGCTCGAGGCGGCCCAGCTGCCGCGCTCGCTCGACGACGTGGACGCGGCCGTGATCAACGGCAACTACGCACTGCCCGCCGGTTTCAACCCCGCCAAGGACGCCCTGCTCGTCGAAGGCGCCGATTCGCCCTACGCCAACGTCATCGCCGTCAAGGCCGGCAACGAGAACAACGCCGACGTGCAGGCGCTGATCAAAGCCCTGCAGAGCGACAAAGTTTCCAAGTACATCCTCGGCGCCTACGCCGGCGGCGTACTGCCCGCGTTCGGCGGCCCCGCCAAGTAG
- a CDS encoding alpha/beta hydrolase, translated as MNAETKITDVIANENFKGYGHLLFPGRLSESDKKRTLAQIAPLFPYHRHLSVDVTLNVLNSMLAREKNGEKIFYDLYSDEEKGRDPAKAETGLFSFRGVKKAPFAVICAGGSFQYVASLHESLPHALELSRMGFNAFTLHYRTESLEAACEDLAAAITQIFAHAEELNVGTECYSLWGSSVGAHIAAYLASYGPHGFGGAQLPRPGTLVLQYTGHTNHTRREPPTYVCVGENDPVCDWRVMKKRLDALAACGIDTEFHKYPHLGHGFGLGIGTEAEGWIASAAAFWKRHLPRRMLRVLSRFEAAAV; from the coding sequence ATGAACGCTGAAACGAAAATCACAGATGTCATCGCAAACGAAAATTTCAAGGGATATGGCCATCTCCTTTTTCCCGGGCGTCTGAGCGAATCCGACAAAAAACGCACGCTGGCGCAGATCGCGCCGCTGTTCCCCTATCATAGGCATTTGAGCGTCGACGTCACGTTGAACGTCCTCAACTCCATGCTCGCGCGGGAAAAGAACGGCGAGAAGATCTTCTACGACCTTTATTCCGACGAAGAGAAAGGCAGGGATCCGGCCAAGGCGGAGACGGGGCTGTTCTCTTTCCGCGGCGTCAAAAAAGCGCCGTTTGCCGTTATCTGCGCGGGAGGCAGCTTCCAATATGTCGCGTCGCTCCACGAGAGCCTGCCGCACGCGCTGGAGCTGAGCCGCATGGGATTCAACGCCTTTACGCTCCACTATCGGACCGAAAGTCTCGAAGCCGCCTGCGAAGATCTGGCGGCGGCGATCACGCAGATCTTCGCCCATGCGGAAGAGCTCAACGTCGGCACGGAGTGTTATTCGCTCTGGGGCAGCTCGGTCGGCGCCCATATCGCCGCCTATCTGGCCTCGTACGGGCCGCACGGTTTCGGCGGCGCGCAGCTGCCGCGCCCCGGCACGCTGGTGCTGCAGTACACCGGGCACACCAATCACACCCGCCGGGAACCGCCCACCTACGTCTGCGTGGGCGAAAACGATCCCGTCTGCGACTGGCGGGTGATGAAAAAGCGTCTCGACGCGCTGGCGGCCTGCGGCATCGACACGGAATTCCACAAGTACCCGCATCTCGGACACGGCTTCGGCCTCGGCATCGGCACGGAAGCCGAGGGCTGGATCGCCAGCGCCGCCGCGTTCTGGAAGCGCCATCTGCCCCGGCGGATGCTGCGCGTGCTCAGCCGCTTCGAAGCCGCGGCCGTCTGA
- a CDS encoding IclR family transcriptional regulator, translated as MNSTRNIMALIETLLADGGELGVRELGMRTGIPKSTVQRFLSGMEENGWVAQDKRTQGYRIGYKLLGQSNGWALRLALVNQSQDLLKALCNQTGQSVSLCTLDGFSGLSVAASLPEDAPALAGRRAKLFDLHAGAAGKALLAFAPEPLQKYIVYSEPKSYTSATITGSKELLAEIEKIREKRYAVSVEELVPETAEAAAPILNPDGTVMAVLAIGGAKNSVVPQFEAFRGVLQKAAARLRKSILDS; from the coding sequence ATGAATTCTACGCGCAACATCATGGCGCTCATCGAGACGCTGCTCGCCGACGGCGGCGAGCTCGGCGTCCGCGAGCTGGGGATGCGGACGGGTATTCCCAAGAGCACGGTCCAGCGTTTTCTGTCAGGAATGGAAGAGAACGGCTGGGTCGCGCAGGACAAGAGGACGCAGGGCTATCGGATCGGTTACAAGCTGCTCGGCCAGTCGAACGGCTGGGCGCTTCGTCTGGCGTTGGTCAACCAGTCCCAGGATCTGCTGAAGGCGTTGTGCAATCAGACCGGGCAAAGCGTGTCTCTGTGCACGCTCGACGGGTTCAGCGGTCTCAGCGTCGCCGCGTCTTTGCCCGAAGACGCGCCCGCGCTCGCGGGCCGTCGCGCGAAGCTGTTCGACCTGCACGCCGGCGCGGCGGGCAAGGCGCTGTTGGCTTTCGCGCCCGAGCCGCTGCAGAAGTACATCGTCTATTCCGAGCCGAAAAGCTACACGTCCGCGACGATCACCGGCTCCAAAGAGCTGCTGGCGGAGATCGAGAAGATCAGAGAGAAGCGTTATGCCGTCAGCGTCGAAGAGTTGGTGCCGGAAACCGCCGAAGCGGCGGCGCCGATCCTGAACCCCGATGGGACGGTCATGGCGGTGTTGGCCATCGGCGGCGCGAAAAATTCCGTGGTGCCGCAGTTCGAGGCGTTTCGCGGCGTCCTTCAGAAAGCCGCCGCCCGACTGCGAAAAAGTATCCTCGATTCGTGA